The Oncorhynchus mykiss isolate Arlee chromosome 28, USDA_OmykA_1.1, whole genome shotgun sequence genome includes a window with the following:
- the LOC110508901 gene encoding pyroglutamyl-peptidase 1 has protein sequence MATKRTVIVTGFEPFGDHTVNASWVAVQELERLGLGQSVDLYVCEVPVEYQAVQSLLPSLWKQHQPQLVVHVGVSGIATTVTLEKCGHNHGYKRVDNCSFCPDSQCCMDGGPDCIDSVIDMDLVCKRVNSSRLGVAVSVSKDAGRYLCDYTYYMSLYLGKGRSAFVHVPPLEKPYSAQDLGRALQAVVGEMLELVGQSEEDDHDHHHCSHQHHQHAH, from the exons ATGGCGACTAAAAGGACGGTAATAGTGACAG GGTTTGAACCTTTTGGCGATCACACCGTGAATGCTAGCTGGGTGGCAGTGCAG GAACTGGAGCGGTTGGGCTTGGGTCAGAGTGTGGACCTATATGTCTGTGAGGTGCCAGTGGAGTACCAGGCAGTTCAGAGTCTACTGCCATCTCTATGGAAACAGCATCAGCCACAG TTGGTGGTCCATGTCGGGGTCTCTGGGATAGCCACCACAGTCACCCTGGAGAAATGTGGCCACAACCACGGCTACAAGCGGGTGGACAACTGCAGCTTCTGTCCAGACTCTCAGTGTTGCATGGACGGTGGTCCTGACTGCATCGATTCAGTCATAGACATGGACCTAGTCTGCAAGAGGGTCAACTCCTCAAGGCTTGGCGTGGCAGTGTCAGTATCAAAGGATGCAGGCCG ATACCTGTGTGACTACACCTACTACATGTCGCTGTACCTGGGGAAGGGCAGGTCAGCGTTTGTGCACGTTCCTCCACTAGAGAAGCCCTACAGTGCCCAGGACCTAGGCAGAGCCTTGCAGGCCGTAGTGGGGGAGATGCTGGAGCTTGTGGGTCAATCTGAGGAGGATGACCATGACCACCACCACTGCAGCCACCAGCACCATCAGCATGCTCACTAA